Proteins found in one Mucilaginibacter gracilis genomic segment:
- a CDS encoding VOC family protein, which translates to MKFDHAALQVQNMDRAIAFYTEKLGFTLNHRAINQEEQEEYAFISAGNVRIELIQDLTNDYTLPILKKPFCPHLCVEVEDLEVAVRDLEAMEIPILRGPLEIENEETWVYFSDPDHNVLEFIQWYNKK; encoded by the coding sequence ATGAAGTTTGATCATGCCGCCTTACAAGTTCAAAATATGGACAGAGCAATTGCATTCTATACAGAAAAGTTAGGCTTTACTTTAAATCACAGAGCTATAAATCAAGAGGAACAAGAGGAATACGCTTTTATCTCCGCTGGCAATGTCCGTATTGAATTAATCCAAGATTTGACTAATGACTATACATTACCTATACTGAAAAAACCATTCTGTCCGCATTTATGCGTCGAAGTTGAGGACTTGGAGGTAGCTGTGCGTGATCTGGAAGCAATGGAGATTCCGATACTTAGAGGTCCATTGGAGATTGAAAACGAAGAAACCTGGGTTTATTTTTCTGATCCTGACCATAATGTTCTTGAATTCATCCAGTGGTATAATAAAAAATAG
- a CDS encoding NAD-dependent epimerase/dehydratase family protein, with protein MKIIITGATGMIGEGVLLAALDHPNVTKVLMVNRRASPLRHPKLAELIVKDFTDLAAYSAQLTGYDGCFYCAGISSVGMGEQQYSHITFYTTIIFAKELAHLNPDMVFFYLSGVYADSSENGKIMWARIKGKTENALNELPFKAVYSFRPGFIIPLKAQKNVRLIYKGLNLIYPFLFPNQTLTYDEIGTTLMRILTLGYNKNILEIKDLKSIAKQAELDK; from the coding sequence TTGAAAATAATCATAACAGGAGCCACAGGAATGATTGGGGAAGGCGTTTTGCTGGCTGCTCTTGATCATCCCAATGTTACCAAGGTATTGATGGTGAACAGAAGAGCGTCGCCGTTAAGGCATCCCAAACTTGCTGAACTGATCGTAAAAGATTTTACAGATTTAGCCGCCTACAGCGCTCAATTAACTGGCTACGACGGCTGCTTTTATTGCGCAGGAATAAGTTCCGTTGGTATGGGTGAGCAGCAATACAGCCACATCACTTTTTATACCACCATCATATTTGCAAAAGAACTTGCCCATTTGAATCCGGATATGGTTTTCTTCTACTTATCGGGAGTTTATGCCGATAGCTCGGAAAATGGAAAAATAATGTGGGCAAGGATAAAAGGCAAAACAGAGAACGCATTAAATGAGCTACCTTTTAAAGCTGTTTACAGCTTCCGGCCAGGTTTCATTATTCCGTTGAAAGCGCAGAAAAATGTGCGGTTGATTTATAAAGGACTTAACCTAATTTATCCTTTTCTTTTTCCAAATCAAACTTTAACTTATGATGAGATCGGAACTACATTAATGCGAATACTGACACTTGGATACAACAAAAATATTTTAGAAATAAAAGATTTAAAATCAATTGCCAAACAGGCAGAGCTGGACAAATAA
- a CDS encoding helix-turn-helix domain-containing protein: MKKAEQPIKIINSVSELHRLLCLPPPKNTLITLIDHTGENPGHENKTHRLVLNFYHICIKRSFQGQMRYGRNYYDFDKGTMVFSAPNQVIAVDQGDEADDDGWSLLFHPDLIRNYPLGKSIKNYGFFAYEADEALHLSDEEEKLIESLVRNIEKEYQSRIDNFSADVIVSNLELLLNYCNRFYSRQFVTRKMSNNDLLSKFENNLSKHFDNHARNGLPTVNSLAEELNVSASYLSDMLRTLTGRNTQQHIHDKLIAKAQDILATTDLSVSEIAFQLGFEHRQSFNKLFKNKTKFSPLAFRRSFN, from the coding sequence ATGAAAAAAGCAGAGCAGCCAATCAAGATAATTAATTCAGTTTCAGAATTACACCGGCTATTGTGTTTGCCGCCACCAAAGAATACGCTCATTACGCTGATCGATCATACGGGTGAGAATCCTGGGCATGAAAACAAAACCCATCGTTTGGTTTTGAACTTTTATCATATCTGTATCAAGCGAAGCTTTCAGGGGCAAATGAGATACGGCAGAAACTATTATGATTTTGATAAGGGAACGATGGTCTTTTCAGCACCTAATCAGGTCATTGCTGTCGATCAGGGCGATGAAGCTGATGATGACGGCTGGTCATTGTTATTCCATCCCGATCTGATCAGGAACTATCCTTTAGGTAAATCCATTAAAAACTATGGATTCTTTGCTTACGAAGCCGACGAGGCATTACATCTTTCAGACGAAGAAGAAAAACTGATCGAGAGTTTAGTCAGGAACATCGAAAAGGAATACCAGTCAAGGATCGATAATTTTAGTGCGGATGTTATTGTATCAAACCTGGAGCTGCTGTTAAATTACTGTAACAGGTTCTACAGTAGGCAATTTGTGACCAGGAAAATGTCGAACAACGATCTCCTTTCAAAATTTGAAAATAACCTGTCAAAACACTTTGACAATCATGCAAGAAACGGTTTACCAACAGTGAACAGCCTGGCAGAAGAACTGAATGTTTCCGCAAGCTATTTAAGCGATATGTTGCGAACGCTTACCGGCCGGAATACGCAGCAGCACATTCACGACAAACTCATAGCAAAAGCACAGGATATTTTAGCAACCACCGACTTGTCAGTAAGTGAAATTGCCTTTCAATTGGGATTCGAGCATCGCCAGTCATTCAACAAGTTGTTCAAGAATAAGACCAAGTTCTCGCCGCTCGCCTTCCGTCGATCCTTTAATTAA
- a CDS encoding TetR/AcrR family transcriptional regulator, whose protein sequence is MDKREKLLQTALELFVSQGFNDTPTSKIAKEAGIATGTLFYFFPTKDELIISLYLKIKGQAAESINLALAEVKSTKEVIKTYYVESLKWSLRNPNEFSFLAQFSNSPYLKKIGADEISAQIAPVLQLFRVAIGEQQIADMDVNLLYALISHQVFGVNQYLSSNKFTKKEQHNIIEDTFLMFWKMIEC, encoded by the coding sequence ATGGATAAAAGAGAAAAACTACTTCAAACCGCATTGGAATTGTTTGTATCACAAGGATTTAATGATACACCAACAAGTAAAATTGCAAAAGAGGCAGGTATAGCAACGGGGACTTTGTTTTATTTTTTTCCGACTAAAGATGAGTTGATCATTTCACTTTACTTAAAAATAAAAGGACAGGCAGCAGAAAGTATAAATCTTGCACTGGCAGAAGTAAAATCAACAAAGGAAGTCATCAAAACTTATTATGTTGAATCGCTTAAATGGTCGCTCCGTAATCCCAACGAATTTTCATTTCTGGCACAGTTCTCCAATTCCCCCTATCTGAAGAAAATCGGGGCTGATGAAATTTCGGCTCAGATAGCGCCCGTATTACAACTTTTTCGTGTGGCTATAGGGGAGCAACAGATCGCCGATATGGATGTCAACTTATTGTACGCTTTGATCAGTCATCAGGTATTTGGTGTAAATCAATACCTTTCTTCCAATAAATTCACCAAAAAAGAACAGCACAACATCATTGAGGATACATTCTTGATGTTTTGGAAAATGATTGAATGCTGA
- a CDS encoding helix-turn-helix domain-containing protein, with amino-acid sequence MQETKRSSDKIGRADRLDLTVNENCKLDIPQDILEKLLKPHKLTYYCFVFLDQGTETYKIDLQDITISDGQMIFGLPNQIFCNPPNGPHNLNYKAAFDDNLLALLPNSFPFLLNPLNSNTITFTPDAKERVKSVFAHLYQLLHHTEAPRDTEIILAYMNTLLTEFNSAYFEQGVQGNLPNSKLSKYIAFKLAVETHLTEQNDVQTIADKLAMTTSSLYSVVKEFSGVSPKEWMTNRLILEAQRKLQYSTLSVKELAYELGFNDPDYFSRLFKKTTGKSVSEFLANYNDLSSN; translated from the coding sequence ATGCAAGAAACTAAAAGGTCATCAGATAAGATCGGACGCGCTGACCGGCTGGATCTTACAGTGAATGAAAACTGTAAGCTTGATATACCACAGGATATTTTAGAAAAACTACTTAAGCCACACAAGCTGACTTATTATTGTTTTGTTTTTTTAGACCAGGGAACAGAAACTTATAAAATAGACTTACAGGATATTACCATTTCTGATGGGCAAATGATTTTTGGCTTACCCAACCAGATATTCTGTAATCCTCCTAATGGCCCCCATAACCTGAACTACAAAGCTGCATTTGATGATAATTTATTGGCGCTGCTTCCAAATTCATTTCCATTTTTGTTAAATCCTCTGAATTCGAATACCATTACATTTACACCGGATGCTAAGGAACGGGTTAAGTCAGTTTTTGCCCACTTATATCAATTGCTTCATCATACAGAAGCCCCAAGAGACACTGAAATTATTTTGGCGTATATGAATACGCTTTTAACTGAATTTAACAGCGCTTACTTCGAACAGGGTGTGCAGGGGAACCTGCCAAATTCAAAATTGTCCAAATACATTGCTTTTAAACTTGCCGTAGAAACGCACCTGACCGAGCAGAACGATGTGCAAACTATAGCCGATAAATTAGCGATGACTACGAGTAGTCTATATAGTGTTGTGAAAGAATTTTCCGGAGTTTCACCAAAAGAGTGGATGACGAACCGGCTGATACTGGAAGCGCAGCGGAAACTGCAATACTCTACGCTTTCGGTAAAAGAGCTTGCTTATGAATTGGGTTTTAACGACCCTGATTATTTTTCGCGGTTGTTTAAGAAGACCACGGGTAAAAGCGTTAGCGAATTTTTAGCAAATTATAACGATTTGTCCAGTAACTAA
- a CDS encoding SDR family NAD(P)-dependent oxidoreductase: MSNQLENKIVIVTGASKGIGAGIAKQMGAAGAKVVVNYASSKPDADVVVNEIMQAGGTAIALQGDMSKQADVKAIFQQTLQSFGRLDALVNNAGIYEFALLEHFTEDSYQRIFDINVLGILLTSQEAVKAFGDHGGSIINISSYAGNRPDPYSLVYGASKGAVNSITTSLSQELGSKQIRVNAIQPGGVLTEGVQKFGATAESEPVKQMISKSALGRMATPADIGKMAVFLASDQSAIITGQFIEVSGGYK; this comes from the coding sequence ATGAGCAATCAATTAGAAAACAAAATAGTGATCGTAACAGGCGCATCAAAAGGGATCGGTGCCGGGATCGCCAAACAGATGGGAGCCGCAGGTGCTAAAGTTGTGGTAAATTATGCTTCAAGCAAGCCTGATGCGGATGTCGTTGTTAACGAGATCATGCAGGCAGGCGGTACCGCAATAGCCCTTCAAGGAGATATGTCAAAGCAGGCCGATGTAAAAGCGATTTTTCAACAAACCCTGCAATCTTTCGGCAGATTGGATGCACTGGTCAATAATGCCGGCATTTACGAGTTTGCACTATTGGAGCATTTTACTGAAGATTCTTATCAGCGGATCTTTGATATCAATGTTTTAGGTATCCTGTTAACTTCGCAGGAAGCCGTGAAAGCATTTGGCGATCATGGTGGAAGTATCATCAACATCAGTTCTTATGCGGGTAACAGGCCCGATCCTTATTCACTGGTTTACGGAGCTTCGAAAGGTGCTGTGAATTCGATCACTACATCGCTTTCACAGGAATTGGGTTCTAAACAAATCCGGGTAAATGCTATTCAACCAGGCGGTGTACTGACGGAAGGTGTACAGAAATTCGGGGCTACGGCGGAATCTGAACCTGTAAAACAGATGATAAGCAAAAGCGCGCTTGGGCGTATGGCCACCCCTGCAGACATAGGAAAGATGGCTGTATTCCTCGCTTCGGACCAATCAGCAATCATAACTGGTCAATTCATCGAGGTTTCCGGCGGCTACAAATAA
- a CDS encoding SDR family oxidoreductase has protein sequence MKIALVTGANKGIGLETARQLAQNGHFVYIGSRNLENGLSAVAKLKAEGSINIEAVQLDITNKESIAAARATIVQKTGVLDVLVNNAGISGGFPQSALQATIDQFRLVYETNVFGVVGVTQAFIDLLKKSPQPRIVNVSSAMGSLSLAAGHPGSPKMALYQSSKAALNMYTINLAYELRDMPFKVNMVCPGYTKTDFTGHQGTSTVQEAGQRIAKYALIDQDGPTGKFISEEYFLEPASCPW, from the coding sequence ATGAAAATAGCATTAGTAACTGGAGCAAACAAAGGCATAGGATTGGAGACCGCACGGCAACTCGCCCAAAACGGCCACTTCGTTTATATAGGCAGCCGTAACCTTGAAAACGGTTTATCAGCAGTAGCAAAGCTTAAAGCCGAGGGTAGCATTAACATTGAAGCTGTACAATTAGATATCACCAACAAGGAGTCGATTGCGGCGGCCCGCGCAACTATAGTTCAAAAAACCGGGGTGTTGGATGTATTGGTGAATAATGCAGGTATTTCTGGTGGATTTCCGCAATCCGCACTCCAAGCAACCATTGATCAGTTCAGATTGGTTTATGAAACCAATGTGTTTGGCGTGGTTGGCGTCACGCAAGCTTTTATTGATCTGCTAAAAAAATCACCGCAGCCACGCATTGTAAACGTGAGTTCTGCCATGGGCTCGCTTTCCCTCGCGGCAGGCCATCCCGGCAGCCCTAAAATGGCTTTATATCAATCAAGCAAAGCTGCGCTCAATATGTACACGATCAATCTTGCTTATGAGCTCCGTGATATGCCGTTTAAAGTCAACATGGTTTGTCCGGGTTATACTAAAACCGATTTTACAGGGCATCAGGGAACAAGCACAGTACAAGAAGCCGGGCAGCGTATTGCCAAGTACGCTTTGATTGATCAGGATGGCCCAACAGGAAAGTTTATCAGTGAAGAATATTTTCTTGAACCGGCGAGTTGCCCGTGGTAA
- a CDS encoding Crp/Fnr family transcriptional regulator: MEKTHADTLLINHVLKRINLSTDEQIHFTSLFTLRKILPRQYLLQQGDICKYEFFVIKGFLRSFFVDDPGTEHTLNFAFEDWWISDSKSFLQLLPSEINIIAHEPTIVMQIEKEALDQLYLDYPVFDRFWRLLNQNFNLSQSERILNAISMNGAERYHALVVKYPKVESRLAQKHIASYLGITPVFLSMIRRSQFNIK; encoded by the coding sequence TTGGAAAAAACACATGCTGATACTTTGCTGATAAATCATGTATTGAAAAGAATCAATCTATCAACGGATGAACAAATACATTTTACCTCACTGTTTACCTTAAGAAAAATTTTACCAAGGCAATATCTATTGCAGCAAGGGGACATTTGTAAATATGAATTTTTTGTAATTAAAGGTTTTTTACGTTCATTTTTTGTTGATGACCCTGGGACTGAACATACCCTCAATTTTGCTTTCGAAGACTGGTGGATTTCTGACTCTAAAAGTTTTCTTCAATTATTGCCCTCCGAAATAAATATTATTGCACACGAACCAACAATCGTAATGCAAATAGAAAAAGAGGCCTTAGATCAACTTTATCTTGATTATCCGGTCTTCGATAGATTCTGGCGATTGCTAAATCAAAATTTCAATTTATCGCAGAGTGAAAGGATTTTGAACGCTATTTCAATGAATGGAGCAGAGCGGTATCATGCACTAGTGGTTAAATATCCCAAGGTTGAAAGTCGCTTAGCCCAAAAGCACATTGCCTCTTATCTCGGAATCACTCCTGTGTTTTTAAGTATGATCAGGAGAAGTCAGTTCAATATTAAATAA
- a CDS encoding Crp/Fnr family transcriptional regulator — MSDDINKDVGGNKAIPKMINSLLNSIQRVITLSPAEIDIVTSLFKEKIYKKGDFFLEEGRVCKQVGFVAKGLMRFYINQDGEEKIYDFSQENEFVCNYESFLPQLPSSKNIQALEDSIVFVISHADLQLFYANIEGGERFGRVAIESVFVKMLQDISALYAETPELRYERFLKNHADLQQRISQYHIASFVGVKPQSLSRIRKRIFTQF, encoded by the coding sequence GTGAGTGACGATATAAATAAAGATGTTGGCGGTAATAAAGCAATACCCAAAATGATAAACAGCTTATTGAACAGCATACAAAGGGTGATAACGCTAAGCCCGGCAGAAATCGATATCGTGACATCTTTGTTTAAGGAAAAGATTTATAAAAAGGGAGACTTCTTTTTAGAAGAAGGGCGAGTTTGTAAACAGGTAGGATTTGTGGCAAAGGGATTAATGCGGTTCTATATCAACCAGGATGGGGAGGAAAAGATCTATGACTTTTCCCAGGAAAATGAATTCGTATGCAATTATGAAAGTTTTCTTCCTCAGCTTCCCTCGTCGAAAAACATTCAGGCTTTAGAAGACAGTATAGTTTTTGTTATTTCGCACGCGGATCTGCAACTGTTTTATGCCAATATAGAAGGAGGGGAACGTTTCGGCAGGGTTGCCATTGAATCGGTCTTCGTGAAAATGCTGCAGGACATCAGTGCATTATATGCAGAAACACCTGAATTGCGTTACGAGCGGTTTTTAAAAAACCATGCAGATTTGCAGCAAAGGATCTCCCAGTATCATATCGCTTCTTTTGTCGGGGTAAAACCGCAATCACTTAGCCGTATCCGGAAAAGAATTTTTACCCAGTTCTGA
- a CDS encoding nuclear transport factor 2 family protein: MQTKEIAEKYFNAMVAGKFDEMNTLKTPDCVYWLSGERSWPFGGYQSPENQAKLWGTVAERFPQGMKMTLQSITADEERAALYVHIRGTRKDGRIYENKVMLLLTFKNGLISGLYEYLDTIMVNELFCGPMDDVKN; this comes from the coding sequence ATGCAAACAAAGGAAATAGCAGAAAAATATTTCAATGCAATGGTGGCCGGAAAGTTCGATGAAATGAACACATTAAAAACGCCTGATTGTGTTTATTGGTTGAGTGGTGAGCGATCCTGGCCGTTTGGAGGTTATCAATCGCCAGAAAATCAGGCAAAATTATGGGGCACCGTAGCAGAACGATTCCCGCAGGGAATGAAAATGACGCTTCAATCTATCACGGCAGACGAAGAGCGGGCAGCACTTTATGTTCATATTCGGGGAACGCGAAAGGATGGTCGTATTTACGAAAATAAGGTGATGCTGCTATTAACCTTTAAGAATGGCTTAATTAGCGGGCTTTATGAATATTTGGATACCATTATGGTAAATGAATTATTCTGTGGCCCGATGGACGATGTGAAAAATTAA
- a CDS encoding SDR family oxidoreductase, with translation MILITGATGHFGKSTIDFLLNKGIPSTNIVALVRDEAKAEDLKAKGITIKTGDYHNYDSLTAAFKGIDKLLLVSSSDVVDRTGQHRNVVSAAKEAGVKHILYTSTERKNETASSPIHFVTGSHIETENIIIASGIPYTIFRNNLYLDMVPIFLGQQVLEKGVFLPTGETRAAFATRDDMAEATANVLITTGHENKDYGISNTENISIPEIVRSLSGIVGKEISYVSPTAEVFVETMTKAGMPEQFVGMFAGFSEAIRQGEFETDKTDLETLLGRKPVSAEEFLQGVYAAKK, from the coding sequence ATGATTTTAATAACAGGCGCAACAGGACATTTTGGAAAATCAACCATTGATTTCCTATTAAACAAAGGCATTCCTTCAACCAACATCGTTGCATTGGTAAGAGACGAAGCAAAAGCCGAAGATTTAAAAGCAAAAGGTATTACGATCAAAACCGGGGATTACCATAATTACGATTCTTTGACTGCAGCTTTTAAAGGGATCGATAAACTCTTATTGGTATCAAGTTCTGATGTAGTGGATCGTACCGGGCAACACCGGAATGTGGTATCGGCAGCAAAAGAAGCGGGCGTAAAGCATATTTTATACACCAGTACCGAGCGCAAAAACGAAACGGCGTCTTCGCCTATTCATTTTGTGACCGGTTCACATATCGAAACGGAAAATATCATCATAGCAAGCGGCATACCCTATACCATTTTCAGGAACAACCTGTACCTTGATATGGTACCCATTTTTTTAGGTCAGCAGGTGTTAGAAAAAGGCGTGTTTTTACCAACAGGTGAAACCAGGGCTGCATTTGCAACGCGGGACGATATGGCGGAAGCTACCGCCAATGTTTTGATTACTACCGGGCACGAAAACAAAGACTACGGCATCAGTAATACGGAAAATATATCCATCCCGGAAATTGTAAGAAGTTTGAGTGGCATTGTCGGCAAAGAAATCAGCTATGTCAGTCCTACAGCAGAAGTATTTGTTGAAACGATGACTAAGGCAGGAATGCCTGAACAATTTGTCGGGATGTTCGCAGGGTTCTCAGAAGCGATCAGGCAGGGTGAATTTGAAACCGACAAAACAGACCTGGAAACGCTTTTAGGCAGAAAACCAGTTTCCGCGGAGGAATTTTTGCAAGGCGTATACGCTGCTAAAAAATAA